A window of the Burkholderia sp. 9120 genome harbors these coding sequences:
- a CDS encoding SDR family oxidoreductase, which yields MTVPSPAGFDRVVLITGAGSGIGAALARRIAAPRTALMLHARGADEASRERLAQVAADCQSSGAQCATLCADLAERGAAEHLIHQTLASFGALDQLVANAGHAQRQTLHALDPDTFSAAWAAMPAAFAALVKRASPALETSRRGRVVALSSFVAHRYRADAPFAATAAAKAALESLAKTAAAELAPHGVTVNCVAPGYTRKDRGPSADNVSVWQHAAQATPLGHVAEPADIAALIAFLLSDEARHITGQVIHVDGGLTLG from the coding sequence ATGACCGTGCCGAGTCCCGCCGGCTTCGATCGCGTCGTGCTGATCACCGGCGCGGGCTCCGGCATCGGCGCGGCGTTGGCCCGGCGCATTGCCGCGCCGCGCACGGCGCTGATGCTGCACGCTCGCGGCGCCGACGAGGCGTCGCGCGAACGCCTCGCGCAAGTGGCCGCCGATTGCCAGTCGAGCGGCGCGCAATGCGCAACGCTGTGCGCCGATCTTGCCGAGCGTGGCGCGGCGGAACATCTGATACATCAAACGCTGGCCAGCTTCGGCGCACTCGATCAACTGGTCGCCAATGCGGGCCACGCGCAGCGGCAAACGCTGCACGCGCTCGATCCCGATACGTTCAGCGCCGCCTGGGCCGCCATGCCGGCGGCGTTCGCGGCGCTCGTCAAACGCGCTTCGCCCGCGCTGGAAACGTCCAGGCGCGGCCGCGTGGTCGCGCTCAGTTCGTTCGTCGCGCACCGCTATCGCGCGGATGCGCCGTTCGCTGCGACGGCGGCAGCGAAAGCGGCGCTCGAGTCGCTAGCGAAAACGGCGGCGGCCGAACTTGCGCCGCATGGCGTGACCGTGAATTGCGTGGCGCCGGGTTATACCCGTAAAGATCGCGGCCCGAGTGCCGATAACGTATCGGTATGGCAACACGCGGCACAGGCGACGCCGCTGGGCCATGTCGCCGAGCCGGCGGATATCGCCGCGCTGATCGCGTTCCTGCTTTCCGACGAAGCACGGCATATCACCGGCCAGGTGATTCACGTCGACGGCGGCCTCACGTTGGGCTGA
- a CDS encoding ABC transporter ATP-binding protein/permease, which translates to MTPNTSASPALPPDEKISAWSLIKPYWVSEERKTAWGLLIAIIVMNLLVVWINVRLNRWSADFYNALQTKNVHDFPHLLMVFSVLAFAFIILAVYGRYLRQMLGFRWRQWLTTRYLNEWMHDSAFYRIERDRLADNPDQRISDDLQSFATSTLSLTLDLLSTVVTLVSFITILWTIGGALTVSLGGMPVQIPGYMVWAAALYAVIGSLIIQKVGHPLVPINYQAQKVEADFRFGLIRLRENAEQIAFYNGMETEKTSTHSLFGRIRDNWWQVMKYTKRLTFVLSFYGQIAIIFPLVVAAPRYFAGAFTFGVLMQISSAFGTVSDSFSWFINSYGSLVEWRATVNRLREFKRILHSPHFKESVSPATEHGGINLHYVDADKLSTEGLKLALPNGNPLSRIRDIAIRPGSRWLVRGPSGSGKSTLMRALAGLWPFGDGSIDAPVNARMMFIPQVSYMPIGTLKAALTYPSSADTYTDDECREALITCHLSEYADRLAESGHWTRILSPGEQQRLAGARVLLHKPDYLFLDEATSALDAENEARLYRLFTERLPKAAIVSVAHRESLAAFHEETLDVERSGEAVAA; encoded by the coding sequence ATGACACCGAATACCTCAGCCAGCCCCGCGCTGCCGCCGGACGAAAAGATCTCCGCCTGGAGCCTGATCAAACCCTACTGGGTCTCCGAAGAACGAAAAACGGCCTGGGGCCTGCTCATCGCGATCATCGTGATGAACCTGCTGGTCGTATGGATCAACGTGCGCCTGAACCGCTGGAGCGCCGACTTCTACAACGCGCTGCAGACCAAGAACGTCCACGATTTCCCGCACCTGCTGATGGTGTTCTCGGTACTCGCGTTCGCCTTCATCATCCTCGCGGTGTACGGGCGGTATCTGCGCCAGATGCTCGGCTTCCGCTGGCGCCAGTGGCTGACCACGCGTTATCTGAACGAGTGGATGCACGACAGCGCCTTCTATCGGATCGAACGCGACCGCCTCGCCGACAACCCCGACCAGCGGATCAGCGACGACCTGCAATCGTTCGCCACCAGCACGCTGTCACTGACACTCGACCTGCTCTCCACGGTCGTCACGCTGGTGTCGTTCATCACGATCCTGTGGACGATCGGCGGTGCCCTGACCGTCTCGCTCGGCGGCATGCCGGTGCAGATTCCCGGCTACATGGTCTGGGCCGCGGCGCTCTACGCGGTGATCGGCTCGCTGATCATCCAGAAGGTCGGCCATCCGCTCGTGCCGATCAACTACCAGGCGCAGAAAGTCGAGGCGGACTTCCGTTTCGGCCTGATCCGTCTGCGTGAAAACGCCGAACAGATCGCCTTCTACAACGGCATGGAAACGGAGAAGACGAGCACGCACTCGCTGTTTGGGCGCATCCGCGACAACTGGTGGCAGGTGATGAAGTACACCAAGCGGCTCACCTTCGTGCTCAGCTTCTACGGACAGATCGCGATCATCTTTCCGCTGGTGGTCGCCGCGCCGCGCTACTTCGCCGGCGCCTTCACGTTCGGCGTGCTGATGCAGATCTCCAGCGCGTTCGGCACCGTCAGCGATTCGTTCTCGTGGTTCATCAACAGTTACGGCAGCCTCGTCGAATGGCGCGCCACCGTGAACCGGTTGCGTGAATTCAAGCGCATTCTGCACTCGCCGCACTTTAAGGAATCGGTCTCGCCGGCCACCGAGCACGGCGGCATCAACCTGCATTACGTCGACGCCGACAAGCTCTCCACCGAAGGCCTCAAGCTCGCGCTGCCGAACGGCAATCCGCTGTCGCGTATTCGCGATATCGCGATCCGGCCGGGCTCGCGCTGGCTGGTGCGCGGTCCGTCCGGTTCGGGCAAGAGCACGCTGATGCGCGCGCTGGCCGGCCTGTGGCCGTTCGGCGACGGCTCGATCGACGCGCCGGTCAACGCCCGCATGATGTTCATCCCGCAGGTCAGCTACATGCCGATCGGCACGCTGAAGGCGGCGCTCACCTACCCGTCCTCGGCCGACACCTATACCGACGACGAATGCCGCGAAGCGCTCATCACCTGCCACTTGTCCGAGTACGCCGACCGGCTGGCGGAATCGGGGCATTGGACCCGCATTCTGTCGCCGGGCGAACAGCAGCGCCTCGCCGGCGCGCGCGTGCTGCTGCACAAGCCGGACTATCTGTTCCTCGACGAAGCGACCAGCGCGCTCGACGCCGAGAACGAAGCGCGGCTCTACCGTCTGTTCACCGAGCGCCTGCCGAAGGCGGCGATTGTCAGCGTCGCGCATCGCGAGTCGCTGGCGGCGTTCCATGAAGAAACGCTCGACGTCGAACGTTCGGGCGAAGCGGTCGCGGCATGA
- a CDS encoding FAD-dependent oxidoreductase yields MSRSAQPDFAVLGGGLCGRLVAWRLAGQGLRVALYERGDAAGSQAAAWVAAAMLAPLAEAASAELLITRLGASSLDTWPQVLAELPEPVFFQRNGTLVVWHHADRTEAPLFERRVRSNAPADLLDGGFVTLAGAQLGAAEPALAGRFNQGWLLPREGQLDNRQVLAALAAGLAQRGVETHWNTPVDDHSLPSARITIDCRGLGAKPVLPTLRGIRGEVARVHAPGIKLTRPVRLLHPRYPLYIAPKQDDLYVIGATEVEGEDMSPVSVRSALELLSAAFSVHPGFGEARILELNSQCRPTLPDHRPALLWDGAQTLRVNGLYRHGYMIVPEVADEAVRFAAALLDGRIGDADAFADWQRDARWSELFQLDSTREPA; encoded by the coding sequence ATGAGCCGTTCCGCGCAACCCGATTTCGCCGTCCTCGGTGGCGGCCTGTGCGGCCGGCTGGTCGCGTGGCGTCTGGCGGGCCAGGGGCTTCGCGTGGCGCTGTACGAGCGTGGCGATGCCGCCGGTTCGCAAGCGGCCGCGTGGGTCGCCGCCGCGATGCTGGCGCCGCTCGCCGAAGCCGCCAGCGCTGAATTGCTGATCACCCGTCTCGGCGCGAGTTCGCTCGATACGTGGCCGCAAGTGCTGGCCGAGTTGCCCGAGCCGGTGTTCTTCCAGCGCAATGGCACGCTGGTGGTCTGGCATCATGCCGATCGCACCGAAGCGCCGCTGTTCGAGCGCCGGGTGCGCTCGAATGCACCGGCTGACTTGCTGGACGGCGGCTTCGTCACGCTGGCCGGCGCGCAGCTCGGCGCCGCCGAGCCCGCGTTGGCCGGACGCTTCAACCAGGGCTGGTTGTTGCCGCGCGAAGGTCAACTGGATAACCGCCAGGTGCTGGCCGCGCTGGCCGCGGGCCTCGCACAACGCGGTGTCGAGACGCACTGGAATACGCCGGTCGACGATCATTCGCTGCCGTCCGCGCGCATCACGATCGACTGCCGCGGGCTCGGCGCGAAGCCGGTGCTGCCCACGTTGCGCGGCATTCGCGGCGAAGTCGCGCGAGTGCACGCGCCCGGTATCAAACTGACGCGTCCGGTGCGCTTGCTGCATCCGCGTTACCCGCTGTATATCGCGCCGAAGCAGGACGATCTCTACGTGATCGGCGCTACCGAAGTCGAAGGTGAGGACATGTCGCCGGTCAGCGTGCGCTCGGCGCTCGAACTGCTGAGCGCGGCGTTTTCCGTTCACCCAGGCTTTGGCGAGGCTCGTATCCTCGAACTGAATTCGCAGTGCCGCCCGACGTTGCCGGACCACCGTCCGGCTTTGCTGTGGGATGGCGCGCAGACACTGCGCGTGAACGGCCTGTACCGGCACGGCTACATGATCGTGCCCGAAGTCGCCGACGAAGCCGTGCGCTTCGCCGCGGCGCTGCTCGACGGCCGGATCGGCGACGCCGATGCGTTCGCCGACTGGCAACGCGACGCGCGCTGGAGCGAACTGTTCCAGCTGGATTCCACGCGGGAGCCGGCATGA
- the thiS gene encoding sulfur carrier protein ThiS — MNIHINQKPLSLPEGATVADALVAFGARPPFAVALNGDFVARTQHAARALQPGDKLDVVQPVAGG; from the coding sequence ATGAACATTCATATCAATCAGAAGCCGTTGTCGTTGCCCGAGGGCGCGACGGTCGCCGATGCGCTCGTCGCGTTCGGCGCGCGGCCGCCATTCGCGGTCGCGCTGAACGGCGATTTCGTGGCGCGCACCCAGCATGCGGCGCGCGCGCTGCAGCCGGGCGACAAGCTCGACGTCGTGCAACCCGTGGCCGGCGGTTAG
- a CDS encoding thiazole synthase, producing MTSPQTADALTLYGETFASRVLLGTSRYPSLQSLSDSIDAARPGMVTVALRRQMNEGGAEAGFFDLLKRHGVPLLPNTAGCLTVGEAVTTAHMAREIFETDWIKLELIGDDYTLQPDPVGLIEAAAQLVKDGFKVLPYCTEDLVIGRRLLDAGCEALMPWGAPIGTGKGVINPYGLRVLRERLPDVPLIVDAGLGVPSHAAQVMEWGFDGVLLNTAVSQATHPDAMARAFALGVEAGRQAFLAGPMAERESAHASTPVVGMPFWHQDGGGA from the coding sequence ATCACTTCCCCCCAAACCGCCGACGCGCTCACGCTCTACGGCGAGACCTTCGCAAGCCGCGTACTGCTCGGCACCTCACGCTATCCATCGCTGCAATCGCTGTCCGATTCGATCGACGCCGCGCGCCCCGGCATGGTGACCGTCGCGCTGCGCCGGCAGATGAACGAAGGCGGCGCCGAAGCCGGCTTCTTTGATCTGCTCAAGCGCCACGGCGTGCCGCTGTTGCCGAACACGGCCGGTTGCCTGACCGTCGGCGAGGCGGTCACGACCGCGCACATGGCGCGCGAAATTTTCGAAACCGACTGGATCAAGCTCGAACTGATCGGCGACGACTACACGCTGCAGCCCGACCCGGTCGGCCTGATCGAAGCGGCCGCGCAACTCGTCAAAGACGGCTTCAAGGTGCTGCCGTACTGCACCGAAGATCTGGTGATCGGCCGCCGTCTGCTGGACGCCGGCTGTGAAGCGCTGATGCCGTGGGGCGCGCCGATCGGCACCGGCAAGGGCGTGATCAATCCGTACGGCTTGCGGGTGTTGCGCGAGAGGCTGCCGGACGTGCCGCTGATCGTCGACGCGGGCCTCGGCGTGCCGTCGCACGCGGCGCAAGTGATGGAATGGGGTTTCGACGGCGTATTACTGAACACGGCCGTTTCGCAAGCCACGCATCCCGACGCGATGGCGCGGGCCTTCGCGCTGGGCGTCGAAGCGGGTCGCCAGGCTTTTCTGGCGGGGCCGATGGCCGAGCGCGAAAGCGCGCACGCCAGCACGCCGGTGGTCGGCATGCCGTTCTGGCATCAGGACGGGGGCGGCGCATGA
- the thiE gene encoding thiamine phosphate synthase, giving the protein MTQTLALAGRDLFWPPADELTEAAERIRARLGDWPPTHAPWRICLTAPDEPNGGDLIVIADAQQHGEQVARWQVRGAGVIEAAQNRAVLHLGGETYRLEGHLSEDWIAALAAFLDCGFDPHDALVLALAWRDGDETRADDAFPSDLGHFPRIAGLPDAPEPAFPPCPARLGLYPVLPSGEWVERIAGFGVKTIQLRHKSAEPADELKHEIALSVAAGRRHDAQVFINDHWQAALDAGAYGVHLGQEDVHTADLAALAAGGIRLGLSTHGFYEILRALHFRPSYIAVGAVFATTTKAIPTAPQGLNRLARYVRLLDGVVPLVAIGGIDLQVLPDVLATGVGGAAVVRAVTEAADLAAAVSALQHAFTQ; this is encoded by the coding sequence ATGACGCAGACTTTGGCCTTGGCGGGCCGCGACCTGTTCTGGCCGCCCGCCGATGAACTGACGGAAGCCGCCGAGCGGATTCGCGCCCGCCTCGGCGACTGGCCGCCGACCCACGCGCCGTGGCGCATCTGTCTAACCGCGCCGGACGAGCCGAACGGCGGCGACCTGATCGTGATCGCCGACGCGCAGCAGCACGGCGAGCAAGTGGCGCGCTGGCAGGTGCGGGGCGCTGGTGTGATCGAGGCCGCACAGAACCGGGCCGTGCTGCATCTGGGCGGCGAAACCTACCGTCTGGAAGGCCATCTGTCGGAAGACTGGATCGCCGCGCTGGCCGCGTTTCTGGATTGCGGTTTCGATCCGCACGACGCGCTGGTGCTGGCGCTCGCCTGGCGTGACGGCGACGAAACCCGCGCCGACGACGCCTTTCCGTCCGATCTCGGCCATTTCCCGCGCATTGCCGGTTTGCCGGACGCGCCGGAGCCGGCCTTCCCGCCGTGCCCTGCGCGGCTCGGTCTGTATCCGGTGCTGCCGAGCGGGGAATGGGTCGAGCGGATCGCCGGCTTCGGCGTGAAGACGATCCAGTTGCGCCACAAGTCGGCCGAACCCGCCGACGAACTGAAGCACGAGATCGCGCTGAGCGTGGCGGCCGGTCGTCGGCACGACGCCCAGGTGTTCATCAACGATCACTGGCAAGCCGCGCTCGACGCGGGCGCCTACGGCGTCCACCTCGGCCAGGAAGACGTGCACACCGCCGATCTGGCGGCGCTCGCCGCCGGCGGCATTCGCCTCGGCCTGTCCACGCACGGTTTCTACGAGATTCTGAGGGCGCTGCATTTTCGCCCCAGCTACATCGCGGTAGGCGCGGTGTTCGCGACCACCACCAAGGCCATACCGACTGCGCCGCAGGGACTCAACCGTCTGGCGCGTTATGTGCGCCTGCTCGACGGCGTCGTGCCGCTGGTGGCGATCGGCGGTATCGACCTGCAGGTGCTGCCGGACGTACTGGCTACCGGTGTGGGCGGCGCGGCCGTGGTGCGCGCGGTGACGGAAGCGGCGGATCTCGCCGCCGCCGTTTCTGCATTGCAACACGCGTTTACGCAATAA
- a CDS encoding ABC transporter ATP-binding protein — MSSSPETLLELRDVDFGYGDRLVLSNLNLRFKRGQVVAVMGGSGCGKTTVLRLIGGLVRAQRGQILFQDQDVGQQTRDGLYALRRKMGMLFQFGALFTDMSVFENVAFALREHTDLPEDLLRDLVLMKLNAVGLRGARDLLPSEISGGMARRVALARAIALDPELMMYDEPFAGLDPISLGITANLIRALNQALGATSILVTHDVPESFAIADYVYFLANGGVHAEGTPEELRASTDPTVRQFIDGAPDGPFKFHYPSKTPLAADFGIGGGQS, encoded by the coding sequence GTGTCTTCCTCCCCCGAGACCTTACTCGAGCTGCGCGACGTCGACTTCGGTTATGGCGACCGGCTCGTTCTGTCGAACCTGAACCTGCGCTTCAAGCGCGGCCAGGTGGTGGCCGTCATGGGCGGCTCGGGTTGCGGCAAGACCACGGTGCTGCGTCTGATTGGCGGTCTGGTGCGCGCGCAACGCGGCCAGATCCTGTTCCAGGACCAGGACGTCGGCCAGCAAACGCGCGACGGCCTGTACGCGCTGCGCCGCAAGATGGGCATGCTGTTCCAGTTCGGCGCGCTGTTCACCGACATGTCCGTGTTCGAAAACGTGGCCTTCGCGCTGCGCGAGCACACCGATCTCCCTGAAGACCTGCTGCGCGACCTCGTGTTGATGAAACTCAACGCGGTCGGCTTGCGCGGTGCGCGCGACCTGCTGCCGTCAGAGATTTCGGGTGGCATGGCGCGGCGGGTGGCGCTGGCGCGTGCCATTGCGCTCGACCCCGAACTGATGATGTACGACGAGCCGTTCGCCGGCCTCGATCCGATTTCGCTCGGCATTACCGCGAACCTGATTCGCGCGCTGAACCAGGCGCTGGGCGCGACTTCGATCCTCGTCACGCACGACGTGCCGGAGTCGTTCGCGATTGCCGACTACGTGTATTTCCTCGCCAACGGCGGCGTGCACGCCGAAGGCACGCCCGAAGAGTTGCGCGCGTCCACCGATCCGACGGTGCGCCAGTTCATCGACGGCGCGCCGGACGGCCCGTTCAAATTCCATTACCCCAGCAAGACGCCGCTCGCGGCGGACTTCGGCATCGGCGGAGGTCAGTCATGA
- the mlaE gene encoding lipid asymmetry maintenance ABC transporter permease subunit MlaE, with protein MISAIGRSVIGGLGTAGYATRFFIRLVLEFFPLLRRPRLVTKQIHFVGNYSLVIIAVSGLFVGFVLGLQGYYTLNRYGSEQALGLLVALSLVRELGPVVTALLFAGRAGTSLTAEIGLMKAGEQLTAMEMMAVDPVKVVVAPRLWAGIIAMPVLAAIFSAVGILGGYVVGVLLIGVDSGAFWSQMQGGVDVWRDVGAGVIKSVVFGLAVTFVALFQGYEAKPTPEGVSRATTKTVVYASLAVLGLDFLLTALMFS; from the coding sequence ATGATCAGTGCGATCGGCCGCTCGGTGATCGGCGGGCTCGGCACGGCCGGCTACGCCACGCGTTTCTTTATCCGGCTGGTGCTCGAATTCTTCCCGTTGCTGCGTCGTCCGCGTCTTGTCACGAAGCAGATCCACTTCGTAGGTAATTATTCGCTAGTGATCATCGCGGTGTCGGGGCTGTTCGTCGGCTTCGTGCTCGGCTTGCAGGGTTATTACACGCTCAACCGCTACGGCTCCGAACAGGCGCTTGGGCTGCTGGTCGCGCTGTCGCTGGTGCGCGAACTCGGGCCGGTGGTCACGGCGCTGTTGTTCGCCGGCCGAGCGGGCACGTCGCTGACGGCCGAAATTGGCCTGATGAAGGCGGGCGAGCAACTTACGGCCATGGAAATGATGGCCGTCGACCCGGTCAAGGTCGTGGTGGCGCCGCGCCTGTGGGCCGGCATCATCGCCATGCCGGTGCTCGCGGCGATCTTCAGCGCGGTGGGTATTCTGGGCGGTTATGTGGTGGGTGTGTTGCTGATCGGCGTCGATTCCGGCGCGTTCTGGTCGCAAATGCAAGGCGGCGTCGATGTCTGGCGCGACGTCGGCGCCGGGGTTATCAAGAGCGTGGTGTTCGGCCTCGCGGTGACCTTCGTCGCGCTGTTTCAGGGCTACGAAGCCAAGCCGACGCCGGAAGGCGTATCGCGCGCCACGACCAAGACGGTCGTGTATGCGTCGCTGGCGGTGCTCGGCCTCGACTTTCTGCTGACCGCACTGATGTTCAGCTAA
- the mlaD gene encoding outer membrane lipid asymmetry maintenance protein MlaD, translating into MKKTALDFWVGLFVVLGFVALLFLALKAGNMSSLSFQATYPVKLKFDNIGGLKARAPVKSAGVTVGRVASIGFDSNAYQAVVTIDIDKQYPFPKDTSAKILTSGLLGEQYIGLEPGGDSEMLKAGDTISMTQSAIVLENLIGQFLYSKAADSGASKPGASPAAPAPAPAAPAASLPASGAAGQ; encoded by the coding sequence ATGAAAAAGACTGCTCTCGACTTCTGGGTCGGCCTGTTCGTGGTGTTGGGTTTCGTGGCGTTGCTGTTTCTCGCGCTGAAGGCCGGCAACATGAGCTCGTTGTCGTTTCAGGCAACGTACCCGGTCAAGCTCAAGTTCGACAATATTGGCGGACTGAAAGCGCGCGCGCCTGTGAAGAGCGCGGGCGTGACGGTCGGCCGGGTCGCGTCGATCGGCTTCGACAGCAATGCCTACCAGGCTGTCGTCACGATCGATATCGACAAGCAATACCCGTTTCCGAAAGATACGTCGGCGAAGATCCTGACCTCGGGCCTGCTCGGCGAGCAGTACATCGGGCTCGAACCGGGCGGCGACAGCGAAATGCTTAAAGCGGGCGACACGATCTCGATGACGCAATCGGCCATCGTGCTCGAAAACCTCATCGGACAGTTTCTGTATAGCAAGGCCGCGGATTCGGGCGCGTCGAAGCCTGGCGCGTCGCCGGCCGCACCGGCGCCCGCGCCGGCGGCTCCGGCAGCGAGCTTGCCTGCGTCCGGCGCCGCCGGCCAATAA
- a CDS encoding VacJ family lipoprotein: MQTSHTEGARAFQIGKLAVAAMLLAGCTTVQTPTKGDPLEGLNRTIFTVNDKLDQYALKPVAKGYVFITPQPVRDSVTNFFSNIGDVYIAANNLLQLKITDGVEDIMRIVINTVFGVGGLFDVATLAKLPKHDNDLGLTLGHYGVPAGPYLVLPLFGPSTVRDAVGSIGNYYVNPLSYIHPDGLSWALYGINVVNTRANLLNASDVLEGAALDKYSFVRNAYLQRRQYLLSDGKQSASLPNYGDEAPLPKYDDVDGSAAAAPAGASGTQGAAAKAATGTANNAAAPEAASGTSGTPPLDLNGGPETTQIPAGQLVPPSRFNFPSFKLR, from the coding sequence ATGCAGACCTCACATACCGAGGGCGCGCGCGCCTTCCAGATAGGCAAGCTGGCGGTCGCGGCCATGCTGCTCGCCGGCTGCACCACCGTGCAGACGCCGACCAAGGGCGATCCGCTCGAAGGCCTGAACCGCACGATCTTCACCGTCAACGACAAGCTCGACCAGTACGCGTTGAAGCCGGTCGCCAAGGGCTACGTGTTCATCACGCCGCAGCCGGTGCGCGACAGCGTGACGAACTTCTTCTCGAATATCGGCGACGTCTACATCGCGGCGAACAACCTGCTGCAGTTGAAGATCACCGACGGTGTCGAAGACATCATGCGGATCGTGATCAACACGGTGTTCGGCGTAGGCGGCCTGTTCGACGTGGCGACGCTCGCGAAGCTGCCCAAGCACGACAACGACCTCGGCCTGACGCTCGGCCATTACGGCGTGCCGGCGGGTCCGTACCTCGTGCTGCCGCTGTTCGGACCGAGCACGGTGCGCGACGCGGTTGGCTCGATCGGTAATTACTATGTGAACCCGCTCAGCTACATCCATCCGGATGGGTTGAGCTGGGCGCTGTACGGCATCAACGTGGTCAACACGCGCGCGAATCTGCTGAACGCGAGCGACGTGCTGGAAGGCGCCGCGCTCGACAAGTATTCGTTCGTGCGTAACGCGTATCTGCAACGCCGCCAGTACCTGCTGTCGGACGGCAAGCAGTCGGCGTCACTGCCGAATTACGGCGACGAAGCCCCGCTGCCCAAGTACGACGACGTCGACGGTAGCGCGGCGGCAGCCCCGGCGGGCGCGTCAGGCACGCAGGGTGCTGCTGCAAAAGCGGCCACGGGCACGGCGAACAACGCCGCTGCACCTGAAGCCGCCTCGGGCACTTCCGGAACGCCGCCGCTGGACCTGAACGGTGGTCCGGAAACGACGCAGATTCCGGCCGGCCAACTGGTCCCGCCGTCGCGTTTCAACTTCCCGTCATTCAAATTGCGCTGA
- a CDS encoding ABC transporter substrate-binding protein produces the protein MKKFFLIPLFAALFSFASAGASAQTVDTNSPDGMIKTITQQVIDAVRADKSIQQGDISHITRLVNEKILPYTDFHRTTQLAMGRNWRTATPEQQAQIVEQFKMLLIRTYSGALAQVRDQQIQYKPFRMSPDDTDTVVRSVVMNNGSPIELDYRLYKTPQGWRVYDINVLGAWLIQAYQQQFNEQIQQKGVDGLIQFLTQRNQQLAAGKQS, from the coding sequence ATGAAAAAATTCTTCCTCATTCCGTTGTTCGCTGCGTTGTTCTCGTTCGCCAGCGCCGGTGCATCGGCACAAACCGTGGACACCAATTCGCCAGACGGCATGATCAAGACGATCACGCAGCAAGTGATCGACGCGGTACGCGCCGACAAGTCGATCCAGCAAGGCGACATCTCGCACATCACCAGGCTGGTCAACGAAAAGATCCTGCCGTACACGGATTTCCACCGCACCACGCAACTGGCCATGGGCCGCAACTGGCGCACGGCTACGCCTGAGCAGCAGGCGCAGATCGTCGAGCAGTTCAAGATGCTGCTGATCCGCACGTACTCGGGCGCACTCGCGCAGGTGCGCGACCAGCAGATCCAGTACAAGCCGTTCCGCATGAGCCCGGACGACACCGACACGGTGGTGCGCTCGGTCGTGATGAACAACGGCTCGCCGATCGAACTCGACTACCGTCTGTACAAGACGCCGCAAGGCTGGCGCGTGTATGACATCAACGTGCTCGGCGCATGGCTGATCCAGGCGTATCAGCAGCAGTTCAACGAGCAGATCCAGCAGAAGGGCGTGGACGGGCTGATCCAGTTCCTCACGCAGCGCAACCAGCAACTCGCCGCGGGCAAGCAGTCGTGA
- a CDS encoding STAS domain-containing protein yields the protein MSEVLSPVANRFDCGATLTHASAKAALAAGLQRIAAGATGVDCAPLAQFDSSALAVLLAWERAAQARGTPFEIVNLPAGLASLAHAYGVDTLISSRH from the coding sequence GTGAGCGAAGTGCTGAGCCCTGTCGCCAACCGCTTCGACTGCGGCGCGACCCTGACTCACGCGAGCGCGAAAGCCGCGCTCGCGGCGGGTTTGCAGCGCATCGCCGCGGGCGCGACCGGTGTGGATTGCGCGCCCCTCGCACAGTTCGACTCGTCCGCGCTGGCGGTTCTGCTCGCATGGGAACGTGCGGCGCAAGCGCGCGGCACGCCGTTCGAGATCGTCAATCTGCCGGCTGGTCTCGCCAGCCTCGCGCACGCGTACGGCGTCGATACTCTTATTTCGTCGCGACATTGA